A section of the Salmo salar chromosome ssa05, Ssal_v3.1, whole genome shotgun sequence genome encodes:
- the LOC100196333 gene encoding apolipoprotein C-I precursor (The RefSeq protein has 1 substitution compared to this genomic sequence), whose translation MKLSIAIAVLMLVFAAHTEAQESEKTIEERFTTFSNQMKELTDDLTVKTKDMFEKIGDSEFAIKTKTWFTEQLDKMKAKVDETFPKQQ comes from the exons ATGAAACTGTCCATTGCCATTGCCGTGTTGATGCTTGTGTTCGCTGCACACACAG aggcTCAGGAGTCTGAGAAGACCATTGAGGAGCGTTTCACCACCTTCAGCAATCAGATGAAGGAACTAACTGATGACCTAACCGTCAAGACCAAGGACATGTTTGAAAAGATCGGGGACAGCGAGTTCGCCATCAAGACcaa GACCTGGTTCACTGAGCAGTTGGACAAGATGAAGGCCAAGGTTGACGAGACCTTCCCCAAGCAGTAGTAA
- the LOC100196333 gene encoding apolipoprotein C-I isoform X1: MKLSIAIAVLMLVFAAHTEAQESEKTIEERFTTFSNQMKELTDDLTVKTKDMFEKIGDSEFAIKTKTWFTEQLDKMKAKVDETFPKQ, encoded by the exons ATGAAACTGTCCATTGCCATTGCCGTGTTGATGCTTGTGTTCGCTGCACACACAG aggcTCAGGAGTCTGAGAAGACCATTGAGGAGCGTTTCACCACCTTCAGCAATCAGATGAAGGAACTAACTGATGACCTAACCGTCAAGACCAAGGACATGTTTGAAAAGATCGGGGACAGCGAGTTCGCCATCAAGACcaa GACCTGGTTCACTGAGCAGTTGGACAAGATGAAGGCCAAGGTTGACGAGACCTTCCCCAAGCAGTAG